In a single window of the Pseudomonas sp. B21-015 genome:
- the aceK gene encoding bifunctional isocitrate dehydrogenase kinase/phosphatase, translating to MPQQWPAADIARMILDGFDDYREHFRQITDGARARFEQAQWQETQVASAARINLYEEKVGETVGHLHASFATDVLMDVSNWPLVKSAYISLIDLRFDDELSETWYNSIFCGLFSHDLISDGCMFIHTTRPSLRRARAAQTRIYKPQGQLSGMLTSIFADYRFSEDYANLPGDLRRLEAQLRENLPDWVCKDPQLSVELFSSVLYRNKGAYLVGRIHTQDEQWPLVIPLLHREGRGIQIDALITDEAEVSIIFSFTRSYFMVDVPVPAEFIGFLKRILPGKHIAELYTSIGFYKHGKSEFYRALINHLANTDDQFIMAPGVRGMVMSVFTLPGFNTVFKIIKDRFSPSKNVDRATVIEKYRLVKSVDRVGRMADTQEFADFRFPLSKFEPACLEELLEVAPSTVSVEDDTVLIRHCWTERRMTPLNLYLEHANEAQVREALEDYGLAIKQLAAANIFPGDMLLKNFGVTRHGRVVFYDYDEICFLTEANFRHIPQPRTPEDEMASEPWYSIGPLDVFPEEFPPFLFADSGQRKLFDQLHGELYNADYWKGLQEAIRAGKVIDVFPYRRKGLDNE from the coding sequence ATGCCGCAGCAATGGCCAGCCGCCGACATCGCCCGAATGATCCTCGATGGCTTTGACGATTACCGCGAGCATTTCCGTCAGATCACCGATGGCGCCCGAGCCCGCTTCGAGCAGGCCCAGTGGCAGGAGACGCAAGTCGCTTCGGCAGCGCGGATCAATCTCTACGAAGAAAAGGTCGGCGAAACGGTCGGGCACTTGCATGCGTCGTTCGCCACCGATGTGTTGATGGACGTCAGCAACTGGCCGCTGGTCAAAAGCGCTTACATCAGCCTGATCGACCTGCGTTTCGACGATGAACTGTCCGAGACCTGGTACAACTCGATTTTCTGCGGGCTGTTCAGCCACGACCTGATCAGCGACGGCTGCATGTTCATCCACACCACGCGGCCGAGCCTGCGCCGGGCCCGGGCCGCGCAAACCCGCATCTACAAGCCGCAGGGGCAGTTGTCGGGCATGCTCACCAGCATCTTTGCCGACTACCGCTTCAGTGAGGACTACGCCAATTTGCCCGGCGACCTGCGTCGCCTCGAAGCGCAATTGCGCGAGAACCTGCCGGACTGGGTCTGCAAGGACCCGCAACTGAGTGTCGAGCTGTTTTCCTCGGTGCTTTACCGCAACAAGGGCGCCTACCTGGTGGGGCGCATTCATACCCAGGACGAGCAATGGCCACTGGTGATTCCGCTGCTGCACCGCGAAGGCCGAGGCATTCAGATCGATGCGCTGATCACCGACGAGGCGGAGGTGTCGATCATCTTCTCCTTCACCCGTTCGTATTTCATGGTCGATGTACCGGTGCCGGCGGAGTTCATCGGCTTTCTCAAGCGCATCCTGCCGGGCAAGCACATCGCCGAGCTGTACACCTCGATCGGCTTCTACAAGCATGGCAAGTCCGAGTTCTATCGGGCGTTGATCAACCACCTGGCCAACACCGACGACCAGTTCATCATGGCCCCCGGCGTGCGCGGGATGGTCATGAGCGTGTTTACGCTGCCGGGTTTCAACACCGTGTTCAAGATCATCAAGGACCGCTTCTCACCGTCGAAAAACGTCGACCGTGCCACGGTGATCGAAAAGTATCGCCTGGTGAAGAGCGTCGACCGGGTCGGCCGCATGGCCGACACCCAGGAGTTCGCCGATTTCCGTTTCCCCTTGAGCAAGTTCGAGCCGGCATGCCTGGAGGAGTTGCTTGAAGTGGCGCCATCCACGGTGTCGGTGGAGGACGATACGGTGCTGATCCGCCACTGCTGGACCGAACGCCGGATGACGCCGTTGAACCTTTATCTGGAACACGCCAACGAGGCGCAGGTGCGCGAGGCGCTGGAGGATTACGGTCTGGCGATCAAGCAGCTGGCGGCGGCGAATATCTTTCCCGGCGACATGTTGCTGAAGAATTTTGGCGTTACCCGTCATGGTCGCGTGGTGTTTTATGACTACGACGAAATTTGCTTCCTGACCGAAGCCAACTTCCGCCACATCCCGCAACCGCGTACGCCGGAAGACGAAATGGCCTCCGAGCCGTGGTACTCGATCGGGCCGCTGGATGTGTTTCCCGAGGAGTTTCCACCGTTCCTGTTTGCCGATTCCGGGCAGCGGAAATTGTTCGATCAGTTGCATGGCGAGTTGTACAACGCCGATTACTGGAAGGGGCTGCAGGAAGCGATTCGGGCCGGGAAGGTGATTGATGTGTTCCCGTATCGGCGCAAGGGCCTTGATAACGAGTAG
- a CDS encoding DMT family transporter, translating to MNPVDILRLLSLAAIWGASFLFMRIIAPVIGTIPTAFFRVSIAAVGLLVILGLMRISWDFKGKLKTVMLLGLINSGIPATLYSVAAQVLPAGYSAIFNATTPLMGVLIGGLFFHEKLTGAKVCGVFLGLFGVGVLTRAGPVAFDMELLMGALACLMATTCYGFAGFLARRWLDQAGGLDSRLSALGSMLGATLFLLPLFGYSVISQPPASWGGWSVWLSLLGLGLVCTAFAYIIYFRLLSSIGPVKSMTVTFMIPPFGVLWGALLLDEPLSMAHLYGGVLIAAALWLVLKPAVVKPVEVAAR from the coding sequence GTGAACCCCGTCGATATCCTGCGTTTGTTGTCACTTGCCGCCATTTGGGGTGCGAGCTTTCTGTTCATGCGCATTATCGCCCCAGTGATTGGCACAATCCCCACTGCCTTTTTCCGTGTGTCGATTGCCGCTGTCGGGCTGCTGGTGATCCTTGGGCTGATGCGCATCAGCTGGGATTTCAAAGGCAAACTCAAGACCGTGATGCTGCTCGGGCTGATCAACTCAGGGATTCCAGCGACCCTCTATTCCGTGGCCGCCCAAGTGCTGCCGGCCGGTTACTCGGCGATTTTCAACGCCACCACGCCGTTGATGGGGGTGTTGATCGGCGGGTTGTTCTTCCATGAAAAGCTCACCGGGGCGAAGGTCTGTGGGGTGTTTCTCGGCCTGTTCGGCGTCGGCGTCCTCACCCGTGCAGGTCCGGTGGCGTTCGACATGGAACTGCTGATGGGCGCACTGGCGTGCCTGATGGCCACCACCTGCTACGGCTTTGCCGGGTTCCTCGCCCGCCGCTGGCTCGATCAGGCCGGCGGCCTCGACAGTCGCCTTTCGGCCCTGGGCAGCATGCTCGGCGCGACCTTGTTTTTGCTGCCGCTGTTTGGCTACAGCGTGATCAGCCAGCCACCGGCGAGCTGGGGCGGCTGGAGCGTCTGGTTGTCGTTGCTGGGGTTGGGTTTGGTATGCACAGCCTTCGCCTACATTATTTACTTCCGTTTGCTCAGCTCGATCGGCCCGGTGAAGTCGATGACCGTGACCTTCATGATCCCGCCGTTCGGCGTGTTGTGGGGGGCGCTGTTGCTGGATGAGCCGCTGTCGATGGCGCACCTCTATGGCGGGGTATTGATTGCCGCGGCGTTGTGGCTGGTGTTGAAGCCGGCGGTGGTGAAACCGGTTGAGGTGGCTGCGCGGTAG
- a CDS encoding diguanylate cyclase, with translation MNSWIPPSIRHLKGDRFLIGLSLCLTLSLSTILLLLWLPDPTSIHRYAELALIVETLLLGVLGVSTRIRQKHSGARFEELTAQKNQISFLNARITNLINAATQVAVITTDPQGRIQVFSEGAQALFGFSREEMLGRNNVEMLHVQEEIDARRLACADPALQSLTDKQLIGQLSTDDNGSSKATEWSYRRKDGSRFTGELRHARFTDTHSGQVEHISVIIDVSERIELLNRIKESKALLTLLTQRIPNVLYQYHLQGPGDGFFSFCSRSVEDVFELKAEAVVGVNFAGNPLFQRLHPEDLPMIRAVTAKSMETAEGWMCDFRVILPVKGVRWLRGESYAERQPDQSCVWYGSFSDITELKDREEKLRTQAITDELTGIYNRRHFMSTLEHLVDTGKRYAAGFSLIMLDLDHFKSINDRCGHDVGDAVLKETCARIRQRLRTSDVFCRIGGEELAILCPFTSEENAAQLANVLCQSLASHDIAIAGRVTASFGVATWNTDIAAEELLRRADQASYSAKQAGRNRVVSA, from the coding sequence ATGAATTCCTGGATACCCCCATCCATCCGTCACCTCAAAGGCGACCGGTTTTTGATCGGGCTGTCGTTGTGTCTGACATTGAGCCTGAGCACCATCCTCCTGTTGCTCTGGTTGCCCGATCCGACTTCGATCCACCGTTATGCCGAACTGGCACTGATCGTCGAAACCCTGTTACTCGGCGTTCTCGGCGTTTCTACGCGGATACGTCAGAAACATTCCGGGGCCCGGTTCGAGGAACTGACCGCACAGAAAAACCAGATCAGCTTCTTGAACGCGCGCATCACCAACCTGATCAATGCCGCGACCCAGGTGGCCGTCATCACCACCGATCCGCAAGGGCGGATACAGGTGTTCAGCGAGGGCGCCCAGGCATTGTTCGGCTTCAGCCGCGAAGAAATGCTGGGGCGCAACAACGTCGAGATGCTCCATGTGCAGGAAGAGATCGATGCACGCCGTCTTGCCTGCGCCGACCCGGCGCTCCAGTCACTGACCGATAAACAACTGATCGGCCAGCTCTCCACCGATGACAACGGATCGAGCAAAGCCACGGAGTGGAGTTATCGGCGCAAGGACGGCAGCCGGTTCACCGGCGAGCTGCGCCATGCCCGGTTCACCGACACCCATAGCGGTCAGGTCGAGCACATCAGCGTGATCATCGATGTCAGCGAACGCATCGAGCTGCTCAACCGGATCAAAGAAAGCAAAGCCCTGTTGACGTTACTGACCCAACGCATTCCAAACGTGCTCTACCAGTACCACCTGCAGGGGCCTGGCGACGGTTTCTTTTCGTTTTGCAGCCGCAGCGTCGAAGACGTTTTCGAGCTCAAGGCCGAAGCGGTGGTCGGTGTCAATTTCGCCGGTAATCCACTGTTCCAGCGACTGCATCCCGAGGACCTGCCAATGATCCGGGCAGTCACCGCAAAGTCGATGGAAACCGCCGAAGGCTGGATGTGCGATTTTCGCGTGATACTGCCGGTCAAGGGCGTGCGCTGGCTGCGCGGCGAATCCTACGCCGAGCGCCAGCCGGACCAGAGCTGCGTCTGGTATGGCTCGTTCAGTGACATCACCGAGCTTAAGGACCGCGAGGAAAAACTGCGTACCCAGGCCATTACCGACGAGTTGACCGGTATCTACAACCGTCGTCATTTCATGAGTACTCTGGAGCACCTGGTGGACACCGGCAAACGTTACGCCGCCGGCTTTTCATTGATCATGCTCGACCTCGATCACTTCAAGTCCATCAATGACCGATGTGGCCATGATGTGGGTGACGCGGTGTTGAAGGAAACCTGCGCACGGATCCGCCAACGCTTGCGCACCAGCGACGTGTTTTGCCGGATCGGTGGAGAAGAACTGGCCATCCTTTGCCCGTTCACTTCAGAGGAGAATGCCGCACAGTTGGCCAACGTGTTGTGCCAGTCCCTGGCCAGCCATGACATAGCCATCGCCGGGCGCGTCACCGCCAGTTTCGGTGTCGCCACCTGGAACACGGATATCGCCGCCGAAGAGCTGCTGCGCCGTGCCGACCAGGCCAGTTATAGCGCCAAACAGGCTGGCCGCAATCGAGTGGTCAGCGCGTGA
- a CDS encoding DMT family transporter, which yields MFVLSKKSALAAASTCLFVLLWSSGAIFSKWGLAHASPFAFLLVRFAIALCGLVLLVPLLKLKLPKGGKPMLYAMATGVVLLGAYQIFYLLALDLKVTPGMMATIMGVQPILTVVLMERQRSWSRLFGLALGLAGLIMVVYQGIGLAGVSLAGMLFGLLALASMTFGSIMQKRITDNPLGTLPVQYLAGLLLCGIFVPFQPFHIEHSTGFIVPVLWMGLVVSVLATLLLYRLIARGNLVNVTSLFYLVPAVTAVMDYLFFGNRLAVLSLLGMGLIIVGLVFVFRKQA from the coding sequence ATGTTTGTCCTTTCGAAAAAGTCCGCGCTTGCGGCGGCGTCCACGTGCCTGTTCGTTCTGCTGTGGAGCAGCGGGGCGATCTTCTCCAAATGGGGCCTGGCCCACGCGTCACCCTTTGCCTTTTTGCTGGTTCGCTTCGCCATCGCTCTGTGCGGGTTGGTGCTGCTGGTGCCGTTGCTCAAGCTGAAACTGCCCAAGGGCGGCAAGCCGATGTTGTATGCGATGGCCACGGGCGTGGTGTTGCTGGGGGCTTATCAGATTTTCTATCTGCTGGCCCTCGACCTGAAGGTCACGCCGGGGATGATGGCAACCATCATGGGCGTTCAACCGATTCTCACCGTGGTGCTGATGGAACGTCAGCGTTCCTGGAGCCGGCTGTTCGGTCTGGCGCTGGGCTTGGCCGGGTTGATCATGGTGGTTTATCAGGGCATCGGGTTGGCTGGCGTGTCGTTGGCCGGAATGCTCTTCGGCCTGTTGGCGCTGGCGAGCATGACGTTCGGTTCGATCATGCAGAAGCGCATCACTGACAATCCCCTGGGCACACTACCGGTGCAGTACCTGGCGGGGTTGCTGCTCTGCGGGATTTTCGTACCATTCCAGCCGTTTCACATCGAACACAGCACAGGGTTCATCGTGCCGGTGTTGTGGATGGGGTTGGTGGTGTCGGTGCTGGCGACGCTGCTGCTGTATCGACTGATCGCCCGGGGCAATCTGGTGAATGTCACCAGCCTGTTCTACCTGGTGCCGGCAGTGACGGCGGTGATGGATTACCTGTTTTTCGGCAATCGGCTGGCGGTGTTGAGCCTGCTTGGCATGGGGCTGATCATCGTCGGCCTGGTGTTTGTGTTCCGTAAGCAGGCTTGA
- a CDS encoding aspartyl/asparaginyl beta-hydroxylase domain-containing protein, with protein MSFSFVAKASVLLLFLGSTLYVHLRGKARLPVLRQFVNHSALFAPYNALMYLFSGVPSKPYLDRSKFPELDVLRDNWEVIRDEAMHLFDEGYIRAAEKNNDAGFGSFFKKGWKRFYLKWYDKPLPSAETLCPKTVALVSGIPNVKGAMFALLPGGSHLNPHRDPFAGSLRYHLGLSTPNSDDCRIFVDGQVYAWRDGEDVMFDETYVHWVKNETERTRVILFCDIERPLSNRLMTRINRWISGLLGRATAPQNLDDERVGGINQAYAWSKKFSDKFSGVIKQWKRRNPKAYRVLRPVLAVVVLTLLGYWLFG; from the coding sequence ATGAGCTTTTCCTTTGTCGCGAAGGCGTCAGTGTTGCTGCTGTTCCTCGGCAGCACGCTCTATGTGCACTTGCGCGGCAAGGCGCGTTTGCCGGTCCTGCGTCAATTCGTCAACCACTCGGCCCTGTTCGCGCCTTACAACGCCTTGATGTACCTGTTCTCTGGCGTGCCGTCCAAACCCTATCTGGACCGCAGCAAGTTCCCGGAACTGGACGTGCTCAGGGACAACTGGGAAGTTATCCGCGACGAAGCCATGCACCTGTTCGACGAGGGCTACATTCGCGCCGCCGAAAAGAACAACGACGCCGGTTTCGGTTCGTTCTTCAAAAAGGGCTGGAAGCGTTTCTACCTCAAGTGGTACGACAAACCGCTGCCGTCGGCCGAAACCTTGTGCCCGAAAACCGTGGCGTTGGTCAGCGGTATTCCGAATGTCAAAGGCGCCATGTTTGCGCTGCTGCCCGGCGGCAGTCACCTCAACCCGCATCGCGACCCGTTTGCCGGCTCCCTGCGTTATCACTTGGGGCTGTCGACGCCGAACTCCGACGATTGCCGCATCTTTGTCGACGGTCAGGTCTACGCCTGGCGTGATGGTGAAGACGTGATGTTCGATGAAACCTACGTGCACTGGGTCAAGAACGAAACCGAGCGAACCCGGGTCATCCTGTTCTGCGACATCGAACGCCCCTTGAGCAACCGCCTCATGACCCGCATCAACCGCTGGATCAGCGGCTTGCTGGGCCGTGCCACTGCACCGCAGAACCTTGATGATGAACGCGTTGGCGGGATCAACCAGGCCTATGCCTGGAGCAAAAAATTCAGCGACAAATTCAGCGGCGTGATCAAACAATGGAAGCGTCGCAACCCCAAGGCCTACCGCGTCCTGCGTCCGGTGCTGGCGGTGGTGGTGTTGACGTTGTTGGGGTATTGGCTGTTTGGTTGA
- the cysK gene encoding cysteine synthase A, giving the protein MSRIYADNAHSIGNTPLVQINRIAPRGVTILAKIEGRNPGYSVKCRIGANMIWEAESSGKLKPGMTIIEPTSGNTGIGLAFVAAARGYRLMLTMPASMSIERRKVLKALGAELVLTEPAKGMKGAIEKAAEILASDPSTYFMPGQFENPANPAIHEKTTGPEIWNDTDGAVDVLVAGVGTGGTITGVSRYIKNTQGKPILSVAVEPRVSPVITQAIAGEEIKPSPHKIQGIGAGFVPKNLDLSMVDRVELVSDDESKAMALRLMQEEGILSGISCGAAMAVAVRLAETPEMQGKTIVVILPDSGERYLSSMLFSDLFTDQENQQ; this is encoded by the coding sequence ATGAGCCGTATCTATGCTGACAACGCCCACTCCATCGGCAATACGCCGTTGGTGCAGATCAACCGTATCGCCCCGCGCGGTGTCACCATTCTGGCCAAGATCGAAGGACGCAACCCCGGTTATTCGGTCAAGTGCCGGATCGGCGCGAACATGATCTGGGAGGCTGAAAGCAGCGGTAAACTCAAGCCAGGCATGACCATCATCGAGCCGACCTCGGGCAATACCGGTATTGGCCTGGCATTCGTTGCCGCCGCCCGTGGTTACCGGCTGATGTTGACCATGCCTGCATCCATGAGCATTGAACGACGCAAGGTGCTCAAGGCCCTGGGCGCCGAACTGGTGCTGACGGAGCCGGCCAAAGGCATGAAAGGCGCGATCGAGAAAGCCGCCGAAATCCTCGCCAGCGACCCGTCCACCTACTTCATGCCGGGGCAGTTCGAAAACCCGGCCAACCCGGCCATCCATGAAAAAACCACCGGTCCGGAAATCTGGAACGACACCGACGGCGCAGTCGACGTACTGGTGGCGGGTGTCGGAACGGGCGGAACCATCACCGGCGTTTCGCGGTATATCAAGAATACCCAGGGCAAACCGATTCTCTCGGTGGCAGTGGAGCCGCGGGTGTCTCCGGTGATCACCCAGGCGATCGCCGGGGAAGAGATCAAACCGAGCCCTCACAAGATCCAGGGCATCGGCGCTGGGTTTGTGCCGAAGAACCTCGACCTGTCGATGGTCGATCGGGTCGAGTTGGTCAGCGACGACGAGTCCAAGGCGATGGCCCTGCGCCTGATGCAGGAAGAAGGGATTTTGAGCGGCATCTCTTGCGGCGCCGCCATGGCGGTGGCTGTGCGGCTGGCCGAAACCCCGGAAATGCAAGGCAAGACCATCGTGGTGATCCTGCCCGACTCTGGCGAGCGCTACCTGTCGAGCATGCTATTCAGCGATCTGTTTACCGACCAGGAAAATCAGCAGTAG
- a CDS encoding DUF748 domain-containing protein, with protein MKRRYSWPLGTLAGFVLLLVALHIALPYIVRDYLNERLANMGDYRGQITDVDLALWRGAYKINGLKIVKVDGKVPVPFVNAPLIDLSVSWHSLWYDHAVVAKAQFDKLEVNFVDGGANKKNSQTGQGTDWRAQLEKLLPITLNEVRINDGRVTFHNFNSKPPVNLNATQVNASIYNLTNVVDTKGKRDARFDGKALLPGNAPLETTATFDPLSNFEDFEFRLRARDLELKRLNDFAAAYGKFDFNAGHGDVVIEAKADKGQLTGYIKPLLRDVEVFNWQQDVENKEKGIFRSIWEALVGGTQNVLKNQAKNQFATRVELRGNVHQQNISAFEAFLQILRNGFIQAFNAQYERSKPDSG; from the coding sequence ATGAAGCGTCGATACAGCTGGCCCCTGGGGACCCTCGCCGGCTTCGTTTTGCTGCTGGTTGCCCTGCACATCGCCCTGCCCTACATAGTGCGCGATTACCTCAACGAGAGACTGGCGAACATGGGGGACTACCGCGGGCAGATTACCGACGTGGACCTGGCCCTGTGGCGCGGCGCCTACAAAATCAACGGACTGAAAATCGTCAAGGTCGACGGCAAGGTCCCGGTGCCTTTCGTCAACGCGCCATTGATCGACCTCTCCGTCAGCTGGCATTCGCTCTGGTACGACCATGCCGTGGTGGCCAAGGCGCAGTTCGACAAACTCGAGGTGAACTTCGTCGACGGCGGCGCCAACAAGAAAAACTCCCAGACTGGCCAGGGCACCGACTGGCGGGCACAGTTAGAAAAATTGCTGCCGATTACCCTGAACGAAGTGCGGATCAACGATGGCCGGGTCACCTTTCACAACTTCAATTCAAAACCGCCCGTGAACCTGAACGCTACTCAGGTGAATGCCAGCATTTACAACCTGACCAACGTAGTCGACACCAAAGGCAAACGCGATGCCCGTTTCGATGGCAAGGCGCTGTTACCGGGGAATGCACCGCTGGAAACAACGGCAACCTTCGATCCGCTGAGCAATTTCGAAGACTTCGAGTTCCGCCTGCGCGCCAGGGACCTTGAACTCAAACGCCTGAACGACTTCGCCGCGGCCTACGGCAAATTCGACTTCAATGCCGGCCATGGCGACGTGGTCATCGAGGCCAAAGCCGACAAGGGTCAACTCACCGGCTACATCAAGCCACTGTTGCGGGACGTCGAAGTGTTCAACTGGCAACAGGACGTGGAGAACAAAGAAAAAGGGATTTTTCGTTCCATCTGGGAAGCACTCGTCGGCGGCACCCAGAATGTGTTGAAGAACCAGGCGAAAAACCAGTTCGCCACTCGAGTCGAACTCAGGGGCAACGTGCATCAGCAAAATATCAGCGCGTTCGAGGCTTTTTTACAGATTTTACGCAACGGCTTCATCCAGGCGTTCAATGCCCAGTACGAACGCTCCAAGCCGGATTCCGGTTAA
- a CDS encoding DUF2442 domain-containing protein, whose amino-acid sequence MLPMKRPRLSAVLALPEYRLALTFIDGQQLSLDLSRDLRSYSGLQPLLEGRAFEGAALGDDGWSVEWPELDIQIGANTLYLDALAQNAVDENTRIFIDWRARTGLPLNQAAEALGVSARSISRYSSGREAVPRSLALACLGWDFLQQQLSPARAAEETGRYTVTRKS is encoded by the coding sequence ATGTTACCCATGAAACGACCACGATTGTCGGCCGTGCTGGCATTGCCGGAATACAGGCTGGCGCTGACTTTTATTGATGGGCAGCAGCTGAGCCTCGATTTAAGTCGCGACCTGCGTTCATATTCGGGGCTGCAGCCATTGCTGGAGGGCCGTGCTTTTGAAGGAGCAGCCTTGGGTGACGATGGCTGGAGCGTGGAGTGGCCTGAACTGGATATCCAGATTGGCGCAAACACGCTGTATCTGGATGCCCTTGCGCAAAATGCGGTAGATGAAAACACCCGTATTTTCATCGATTGGCGTGCTCGCACTGGGTTGCCGCTGAATCAGGCGGCCGAAGCGTTGGGTGTGAGTGCTCGTAGCATCAGTCGCTATAGCAGCGGTCGTGAAGCCGTGCCGCGGTCGTTGGCGCTGGCGTGTCTGGGTTGGGACTTTTTGCAGCAACAATTGAGCCCGGCGCGGGCGGCGGAAGAAACCGGTCGTTACACCGTCACACGCAAATCTTAA
- a CDS encoding DUF4160 domain-containing protein, which yields MSTKYRFRDEYRIQLREKDHPPPHVHLTGGGLDVMLSPETVEVMMGKAPPLIIKEALEWVRAHQVQLLEDWKRCYP from the coding sequence ATGTCTACTAAATATCGATTTCGCGATGAGTACCGTATTCAGTTGCGCGAGAAGGATCATCCGCCGCCCCATGTCCACCTGACCGGTGGCGGGCTGGACGTTATGCTCAGCCCGGAAACCGTCGAAGTGATGATGGGCAAGGCGCCGCCGCTGATTATCAAGGAAGCGCTGGAGTGGGTCAGGGCCCATCAGGTGCAATTGCTGGAGGATTGGAAACGATGTTACCCATGA
- a CDS encoding MoxR family ATPase, protein MKFEGTQAYVATDDLKLAVNAAITLERPLLVKGEPGTGKTMLAEQLAESFGAKLITWHIKSTTKAHQGLYEYDAVSRLRDSQLGVDKVHDVRNYLKKGKLWEAFESEERVILLIDEIDKADIEFPNDLLQELDKMEFYVYEIDETIKAKKRPIIIITSNNEKELPDAFLRRCFFHYIAFPDRITMQKIVDVHYPDIKKDLVSEALDVFFDVRKVPGLKKKPSTSELVDWLKLLMADNIGEAVLRERDPTKAIPPLAGALVKNEQDVQLLERLAFMSRRGTR, encoded by the coding sequence ATGAAGTTCGAAGGCACCCAGGCCTACGTCGCCACCGATGACCTGAAGCTGGCGGTCAACGCCGCCATCACCCTGGAACGGCCACTGCTGGTCAAGGGCGAGCCAGGCACCGGCAAGACCATGCTCGCCGAGCAACTGGCCGAGTCCTTCGGCGCCAAGTTGATCACCTGGCACATCAAGTCCACCACCAAGGCGCATCAAGGCCTGTACGAGTACGACGCGGTCAGCCGCCTACGGGACTCGCAGCTGGGCGTGGACAAGGTTCACGACGTGCGCAACTACTTGAAAAAGGGCAAGCTCTGGGAGGCTTTCGAGTCCGAAGAGCGGGTGATTCTGCTGATCGACGAAATCGACAAGGCCGACATCGAGTTCCCCAACGACTTGCTGCAAGAACTCGACAAGATGGAGTTCTACGTTTACGAGATCGACGAGACGATCAAGGCCAAAAAACGTCCGATCATCATCATTACCTCCAACAACGAGAAAGAGCTGCCGGACGCCTTCCTGCGCCGCTGCTTCTTCCACTACATCGCCTTCCCGGATCGCATCACGATGCAGAAGATCGTCGACGTGCACTACCCGGACATCAAGAAAGACCTGGTCAGCGAAGCGCTGGATGTGTTCTTCGACGTGCGCAAGGTGCCGGGCCTGAAGAAAAAGCCCTCGACCTCCGAACTGGTGGACTGGTTGAAACTGCTGATGGCCGACAACATCGGCGAAGCAGTGCTGCGCGAACGCGATCCGACCAAGGCCATTCCACCGCTGGCAGGCGCCCTGGTGAAGAACGAACAGGACGTACAATTGCTCGAGCGCCTGGCGTTCATGAGCCGTCGCGGCACTCGTTGA